DNA sequence from the Chloroflexota bacterium genome:
CTGGTTCAGCGCCTCGAGGGCGGCAGCGGCATCGTTCATGGTGGCGTGATCCGGCAGCCGAACGTCCCTGGGCGCGATGCCGATCGATCCGGCCGAGCGCGCGAGGCTCTGGGCGTACGAGACCTCGGGGCCCGCGTCCGCAAACCGGAGGATGGCGAGACCTGGCATGCCCGCCTGCGCGGTCAGCGAAGTCACGCGGGTGGCGAGATCTCGGCGGTGGAGATCGGCAATCGAGCGACCATCGAGGATGCGGCCGCTCACACGCTCATCCTCTGGCTGACGGCCGCCAGGGTCTCGGCCTCGCGTTTGGTGACGATGGATTCGAGTTCGGCCAGCCGAACCGCGGCTTCGGCCCGCAACGGGTGAGCGTCTGGAAGCGATGGGAGGTTGATCCTCACGTTGAGGGCGGCTCCGCGCGCCGCGGCCGCGGCCAGCAGCGCCGCCGCCCCGGCGTCGCTGACCGCGTTGCGATTGCCGATGGACGCGATGCTGGCGGCCAGGTCCAGGACCTTGGCCGCAAGCCGGGCCACCCTCAGTGGGATCTCCGTGGCGGCCACCGACGCCTCGCCGATGGCGGTCTTTCGAGCTGCTCGTTCCTGGTCATTGTCACGCGGCAAACGCCGCGCCGTGACCACGGCCAGGTAAGCGGCGGCGTCCTCTTCGGCCGCGGCGAGCAGCGAGACGCGGAGCTCGCCGGCAGCGGCACCGATCTGGCGCGCGACCGGGTCGACCTCCTCGTACTCAGGCTTGCCGAGCGTGAGCTCGCAGACCATTTCGACCAGGGCGGCACCCAGGGCACCCGCCAGGGCGCTGGCGCTGCCGCCGCCGGGCACCGGGGCGCGCGACGCCAACCGCTCGGTGAGGTCGCGGACGGTCAGTTCAGCGATTGGCGGGCTGCTCATGGGCAGCCGATTGTACGGGGAGCGGAGAAGGAGCCCGGCAGGCCCGCGGGAGAGGGACGCGGCGCCCGCCGAGCTGTGCGATGAGCCCCCGAGGCGCTGTCAGGCCGCGGGGTCCAGAGCGTCGACGAACCAGCGGCGGCGCCACGCGTCGAAGACCAGCTCCAGCGACTCCCCGGATTCGACCTCCACCACCAGCATCAGGCGTGGGGAGCTCCCCGCTGGATACGCCGCACGCTCGTCACGGACCGTGGCCAGGCGTGCCACGCGCAGCTCCCGGTCACCGAACCGGATGCGGGTGGGTCGGACGTAGCGTGCATCCCAGGCGACCGACGCCGGGACGGGGGTAATGGAGACGAGTGCCATACCCGGAGAATACGAACAGATGTTCTAGTTGTCAAGACTCCGGTGGGCGCTCGCTGAACCGGCGTTCGGGCGCCTCGCGCAGTAGTCGGGCCCGAATGATGGCACGGTCGCCGAACTTGTCGCGGACCGCGTCGGTGGCCTCCGCCAGCCGCTGAACACGCAGGCCGTCATCGAACAGGGTCAGCTGCTGGGCGTCGACCAGCGAGATGGCGGTGATGCCGATCAATCGCACCGCGCGGCCGGGCTGCAGGGTGCGGTCGAGGAGGCGTTGGATGACGCTCAGCAGGACCTGGGCGTCCGTGGTCGGGTGCGGCAGCGTCGCCTGCCTCGTCAACGTTTCGAAGCCCTCGTACCGAAGCTTGAGCTGTACGCCACCCGCCGCCATCTGGTGGCGCCGCAGGCGCCCCGCCACCGACTCCGACAGCCATAGGAGAGTCCCGTCCAGTCCGGTCCGCTCGGTGATGTCGGTGTTGAACGTGTGCTCATGACCGATGGACTTCGGCGCATGGCCCGGCACCACCGGCGACGGATCAATGCCGCGCGCGCGATGGCCGAGGTCCACTCCGTGGCGGCCGAATCGCCGACGCAGAGTCTCCTCGGGCACCGCCGCCAGCTGACCGATTGTCCCTACCCCGTAGTCCGCGAGCGCCTGGCGAACACGGGGACCCACGCCCCACAGGCGGGACACGGGCAATGGGGCCAGGAACGCGGCCTCGTCGCCAGGCTCGACCACCACCAGCGCATCGGGCTTGCGCAAGTCCGAGGCCACCTTGGCCACGAGCTTGTTGGTGGCCACCCCGACGCTGACCACCAGGCCTACCTCGGCGCGAACCCGATCCTTGATGGCCTGCCCGATTGTTCGCCCATCCCCCGCAGGGGCCCCGGTGACGTCGAGGAACGCCTCGTCCAGGCTGATGGGCTCGACCAGCGGCGTGAACCCGTCGAAGATGCGCATGACCTGGAGGCTGACTTCCGCGTAGCGCTCGAAGCGGCCGGGCAGGAAGACGCCTTGCGGACAGAGCCGCGCTGCCGTCCGCAGGGGCATGGCGGAATGGACCCCGAAGCGGCGCGCCTCGTACGACGCGGCGCTGACCACGCCCCGGTCGTCGGGCCGGCCGCCCACGATCACCGGCAGACCCCGCAGCGACGGGTTGTCGAGCACCTCCACCGAGGCGTAGTACGCGTCGAGGTCGGCATGGATGATCGTGCGCATCGGGCGGGCCATGGGTCCCACCAGCCTAGCGGCGGCACGGGCGCCGCCAAGGGTCAGTTGATCAAAGCTTGCGGATGACTCCGACCACCTTGCCCTGGATCTGGAGCTCGGTGGCGTAGATGGGTTCCATCTCCGGGTTGGCGGGCTGGAGGCGGATGCGCCCCTCCTCGCGGTAGAAGCGCTTCAGGGTGACGCCGTTGTCCTCCAGCAGGGCGACCACGATGTCCCCGTCGCGGGCCGTGGCCTGGGGTTGAACCACGACGTAGTCACCGTCGTCGATGAGCGCGTCGACCATGCTTCGCCCGCGCACGCGCAGGACGTACGAGTCGTCCCGGGCCTGGAGCGAGCTCGGGACCTCGAGCGTCTGGCTGGGGTCCTGGTAGGCCTCGATGGGCTGGCCGGCCGCGATCTCGCCGATCACCGGGAGGCGCAGGACATCACGCTCCATGGGCATCCGGAAGGGAGTTACCGCGCCTCGCACCGGCCGCGCGGGAGGCGTCATGCCTTCCGCGGTGGCAGTCAGGCGCAGGGCACGCGACGAGCGGCTGCCACGTTCCAGCTGCCCGGAGCGTTCGAGGGCCACGAGGTGATGGTGGACGGCTGAGGTGGAGGCAAGGCCAACAGCGTCCGCGATCTCGCGGACCGAGGGCGGGTAGCCGCGCTCGACCACCGTACGGGCGATGTATTCCACGATGCGCTGTCGGCGCTCGGCGTCGTGCCGGGTCACGAGACGCACCCTAGCAGAACACCTGTTCTATTGTCAATCGCTTGGTATCATCCCGGCCCACCTGATCTCATCGGACTGACCGGAGGCCAAACTCGAGTGCTGCGTCCCGGCCGGTGGCGCTATCTGCGCACCGCCAAGGTCCTCCTCCAGCTGCCAACCTACGCTCGCTTGGTGTGGGGACTGGCCCGAGATCCCCGAACTCCGCTCGGCCTCAAAGCGCTGCTCATCGCGGCGCTGGTCTACGTCGTGGTGCCCATCGACCTCATTCCCGACGTCGTCCCCATCCTCGGCGCCGCCGACGATCTGACCGTCCTCCTCCTCGTCCTGGACCTGTTCATCAGCAATGCGCCGGCGGCGGTCCGAGAAGAGCACCTGGCCCGAGCTGCCGCCGGGCAGGCGATGCTGGACGCCGACCTGGCTCGACTCCGCTTGCTGCTCGGGGACCGCTACGATCGAATTCGGGACACGTTGCCCCAGCTCCTGGGTCGGTATGGTGGGCTTCGGGACTCGACTGAGGTCAAACGTCAGATCGGGAAGTGGCGCGCTGCCCGTGCCAAGACCCCGGTGGAGGTGGAATGAAGGTCATCCTGAAGCGCGACGTGAAGGGCCTGGGCCGCGAAGGCGACCTGAAGGACGTGAAGGACGGGTACGCCCGCAACCACCTCATCCCCACCGGAGCGGCCGTCCTCGCCGACCTGGGCGCCGTCCGCAATTGGGAGCGCCACCGCGAGCAGCGGGACGAGCGCGACCGGTCCCTGCGCGCTGACGGCGAGGCCATCGCCGCGCGCCTCGGGGAGCTGACGCTCCAGATCGGCGTCAAGGCCGGCGAACGAGACCGGCTGTTCGGCTCGGTGACGACGCGCGACGTCGCCGATCGCCTGCGCAAGGAGGGGATCGAGATCGATCGGCATGACATCCACCTTGGCGAGCCGATCAAGACCGTGGGCGAGCACGTGGTGAGCGTCCACCTGATGCCGGGCCTCGAGGCCCAGGTCCGGGTCGAGGTCGTCGCCGAGCACTGAGGGACAGCGACCGCGCGACAGCGTAGGTGTCGCGACGGGGGGCGACCATCTATGCACCTTGTCCACATCGAATCCCCGTCCGGAACTGGGGCCTGTGGCTAAGCCTGTGGTTAAAGCCCTACCCAAGTGCCGGTCGCGCTCCTAGGGTCAGGCCCACGCCATCATGAGCATTGACCGAGTCGCCCCCCAGGCGGTCGAGGCCGAGCAGAGCGTGCTCGGCTCGATCCTGATCGATCCCGAGGCCATCCTCAAGGTCGCTGACTTCCTGCACTCCGGCGATTTTTATCGCCCCCAGCACGCGGACATCTACGAGGCCATGCTGGCTCTCCACAACCAGCGGGAGCCGATCGACCTCGTCACCCTGGGCGACGAACTGACCCGGCACGAGAAGTTGGACGGGGTCGGTGGGCCCGCCTACCTGGCGACCCTGATGAACGCGGTTCCGACAGCGGTGCACGTGGAGCACTACGGCCGGATCGTCGAGCAGAAGGCGGTTCTCCGGAACCTGATCGCGGCCGCCGGGCGGATCGCGGCGGTGGGGTACGAGGAAGCCCATGACACGGCGGCCGCCATCGACCGGGCCGAGGGCATCCTGTTCGAGATCAGCCAGCGCCGGACGGTCGCCGGGTTCGAGACCCTGGCCACGCTCCTCGGTGAGGCGTATGACCGGCTCGAGTATCTCCACGAACACCGAGGCCAGATCCTCGGCATCCCGACCGGGCTGGCCGGGCTCGACACGCTCCTCGGCGGGTTCCAGCCGTCGGACCTCATCATTCTGGCCGCGCGCCCCAGCGTGGGAAAGACGAGCCTGGCCCTTAACGTGGCCCTCCATGCGGCCGTCCACGAGCAGAAACGGGTCGCCATCTTCTCGCTCGAGATGAGCCGCGAACAACTCGCGCTCCGGCTCTTGTCCTCGGAGACCGGGATCAATCCGCGCCCGCTCCAGACCGGGTTCATGGAGGAGACGGACTGGTCGAAGATTGCCAAGGTCATGAACGACATGGCCAGCGCCAGGATGTGGGTCGACGATTCGCCCACCCTGTCCGTCATGGAGCTGCGCACAAAGGCCCGACGGCTGGAGGTCGAGCAGCAAGGGCTGGACCTGGTCATCGTCGACTACCTGCAGCTCATGCAGGCCTCGACCCCTACCCGGGAGCCGAATCGGGTCCAGGAGGTGAGTGAGATCAGCCGCGGCCTGAAGAACCTGGCCCGCGAGCTCAAGGTCCCGGTGCTGGCCCTGTCGCAGCTGTCCCGCAACGTCGAGCAACGCGGGAGTGCCGAGCCGCGACTCTCGGACCTGCG
Encoded proteins:
- the dinB gene encoding DNA polymerase IV — encoded protein: MARPMRTIIHADLDAYYASVEVLDNPSLRGLPVIVGGRPDDRGVVSAASYEARRFGVHSAMPLRTAARLCPQGVFLPGRFERYAEVSLQVMRIFDGFTPLVEPISLDEAFLDVTGAPAGDGRTIGQAIKDRVRAEVGLVVSVGVATNKLVAKVASDLRKPDALVVVEPGDEAAFLAPLPVSRLWGVGPRVRQALADYGVGTIGQLAAVPEETLRRRFGRHGVDLGHRARGIDPSPVVPGHAPKSIGHEHTFNTDITERTGLDGTLLWLSESVAGRLRRHQMAAGGVQLKLRYEGFETLTRQATLPHPTTDAQVLLSVIQRLLDRTLQPGRAVRLIGITAISLVDAQQLTLFDDGLRVQRLAEATDAVRDKFGDRAIIRARLLREAPERRFSERPPES
- the rplI gene encoding 50S ribosomal protein L9 — its product is MKVILKRDVKGLGREGDLKDVKDGYARNHLIPTGAAVLADLGAVRNWERHREQRDERDRSLRADGEAIAARLGELTLQIGVKAGERDRLFGSVTTRDVADRLRKEGIEIDRHDIHLGEPIKTVGEHVVSVHLMPGLEAQVRVEVVAEH
- a CDS encoding DUF1232 domain-containing protein, giving the protein MLRPGRWRYLRTAKVLLQLPTYARLVWGLARDPRTPLGLKALLIAALVYVVVPIDLIPDVVPILGAADDLTVLLLVLDLFISNAPAAVREEHLARAAAGQAMLDADLARLRLLLGDRYDRIRDTLPQLLGRYGGLRDSTEVKRQIGKWRAARAKTPVEVE
- the lexA gene encoding transcriptional repressor LexA, producing the protein MTRHDAERRQRIVEYIARTVVERGYPPSVREIADAVGLASTSAVHHHLVALERSGQLERGSRSSRALRLTATAEGMTPPARPVRGAVTPFRMPMERDVLRLPVIGEIAAGQPIEAYQDPSQTLEVPSSLQARDDSYVLRVRGRSMVDALIDDGDYVVVQPQATARDGDIVVALLEDNGVTLKRFYREEGRIRLQPANPEMEPIYATELQIQGKVVGVIRKL
- a CDS encoding cyclodeaminase/cyclohydrolase family protein; amino-acid sequence: MSSPPIAELTVRDLTERLASRAPVPGGGSASALAGALGAALVEMVCELTLGKPEYEEVDPVARQIGAAAGELRVSLLAAAEEDAAAYLAVVTARRLPRDNDQERAARKTAIGEASVAATEIPLRVARLAAKVLDLAASIASIGNRNAVSDAGAAALLAAAAARGAALNVRINLPSLPDAHPLRAEAAVRLAELESIVTKREAETLAAVSQRMSV
- the dnaB gene encoding replicative DNA helicase — translated: MSIDRVAPQAVEAEQSVLGSILIDPEAILKVADFLHSGDFYRPQHADIYEAMLALHNQREPIDLVTLGDELTRHEKLDGVGGPAYLATLMNAVPTAVHVEHYGRIVEQKAVLRNLIAAAGRIAAVGYEEAHDTAAAIDRAEGILFEISQRRTVAGFETLATLLGEAYDRLEYLHEHRGQILGIPTGLAGLDTLLGGFQPSDLIILAARPSVGKTSLALNVALHAAVHEQKRVAIFSLEMSREQLALRLLSSETGINPRPLQTGFMEETDWSKIAKVMNDMASARMWVDDSPTLSVMELRTKARRLEVEQQGLDLVIVDYLQLMQASTPTREPNRVQEVSEISRGLKNLARELKVPVLALSQLSRNVEQRGSAEPRLSDLRESGSLEQDADVVIFLYRAEGEPITDADLELVKAKIAKHRNGPIGEVPLQFRRTHTRFYGVAARDEVEVTAY